In Pseudomonas coleopterorum, the genomic window GCCGACACGAAACGGTGCACCGATACTTTGCAGCCACTGGTCCCAGCCCACGAAGTCTTGGGAAATCGCTTCATAGTGCAATAGGCGGCATTGAGGCAGGCTGTCCAGCGTCAGCCATTTGCTGATGGTTTTGAAGTAGCTTGGGCTGCAAACGGGAAATATGTCATCGGGCGCGCTGAACAGCAGCACATGATCGGCACTGGCCCGGCCCAGTGTCTGCACGGCAACATCGAAGCGCTCCGAATCGTCACCTATGGCAACGAGCGTGGAATGTAACTTGAGCTCGATGTGTGGATGCTGCTGATGAAAGCTCGCCAGCGCAGGCATGAACAAGTAGAACGCCTCCACCAGTTGGGAAGACAGCACCACCTGCGACGGCGCCGCCCGATGCTCGCGCAGCTTCTCTGACTGACGCGCGATGTCGAACAACGCTTGAGTGACCGTCAGGCGAAAGCTTTCGCCTGAGTCGGTCAGAAAGACCCCGCGACTTTTGCGATCGAACAGCTGCACACCCAAATTGTCCTCGAGCGAACGGATCTGGCGGCTGATGGCCGTCTGGGTAAGGTGTAGTTCTTGCGCCGCACGAGAAAAGCTTTGCAGCCGAGCAGCGGCTTCAAAGGGAATCAGACTGGAGAGCGGTGGTAATTTACGGCGGAGGTTTTCCATAACCTGAAGTTGCCCTGGCCGACGAAATGGTCGTTTCAAACCATGTCACCTTTTGGCGCATCATGCAAAGCCTGACCGCGGCATGGATGCAGGCACCGGGGTGGGCGCCGCTGATCGAGGCGCGTACTCATCAGCGATGTCATGGGCTCCACGTCTTTGCGTAAGGTACCGATGCCAGCCTGTGCAGGCATAGACCCGATGGCCGCATCCGGAGCCTGGGTTGTGCGAAGTCAATCCAAGGAGCCGAACATGTTGATGCGACCATTGCGCGTGATCATCTGGGCTGTTTCCAGAAGTCGCTCCACAGCACTCGAACGCTGTGTGATGGAACACCCCGCCGTGCACGTGCTTCACGAGCGGTTGAGCGAGCCGTTCCTGCGCCAGCATTGGCCTGAAAAATATCGCAACGTAGTCGCCACCCGGGACAGAACGGGCATCCACGAGTCCATCCCTACCTACGGCCAGGCCTTGGAAGCGCTCGCCCATGGCCCACTGCCGGCCGATAAATCGGTGCTGTTGAGTAAGGAAATCGCCTGGTTTTCCGACTTTGCCCAGATCAGCGATGCGTGGCTGCAGCAGTTCAAGCATGTATTTCTGGTTCGTGAACCGCAGGCGGTCATGCGCTCGCTGTATCGCGTTGGCACTCAGGGTGAAGATACCTGGTTCGATCCCGACGAATCGGGCTTCCAGGAACTGCTGACCCTGTACTGGCGCGTGCATCGGGTATGCCCGCCGGGCAGTCTGATGGCATTGGACAGCGATCATGACCTGATGCAGGACAGCGCAGGCAGTCTGAGTACCCTGTGCGATTTCCTCGGCGTACCGTTCAACGCGAGCATGCTGCATTGGCAAGCGCAGGAAGTACCTGCCTGGCAGTTTTTCAAGGGCTGGCATGAAGACGCGCAGCGTTCGACCGGCTTCGCATCGGTGGACCATCCCGAGCAGACCTACCCGGTCGTGGTCGATGAATGTGCGGCGCGTGCCCAGCCCACTTATCGTTTCTTTGCCCTGCTGGCCGCTCGGCGACGGCCGGGTGCTGCGAACGGTATGCTGCGCAGCCTGTACCACGCGCCGTCGGCTACTGTGGACATCGTACTGTTACACAGCGGCGAAGAAAATCTGAGCCCTCTGCTGTGGAGTGTTGCGCAATTCACCGACGCGAACTGCCACGCTCTGGATACGTCGACTTTCCCTGCCACTGATGCCCCGAACCCGCCCGGACTGCAAGGGCTGATCGGCCAACCATTGCTCCTGGCCGTCAGCGAAGCCAATGCATCCGCGCAGCAGCACACCATTGACCGGCTGCTGACGCAGGCATGTGTGGTCGGCCTGTTGAGTGAAACCGGCTTTCACCTGCTGGATGTCAAAGGCCGGACCGGTCCCTCGCCATTACCCGCACCACAGGCCTGCACCCTGCAATTGCAGCGCTTGCGCAAACGCAGCATCGATGACTGGGCTACCTTCAACCATTACAACCAGAGCGAGCGCGTCGTGCCTGATTGGCTGGACACGTTTCTCGCGGCTGTAACGGCCAATCCGGAACACATCGCGGTCAGCGATGGACAGGACAGTTTGACCCTGCAACGCCTGCACGACCAGGCCCAACAGCTGGCCAGGACCTTACAGGCCCGCCTGGCGCCGGAGGCGTGGGCGGTCGTTTTCAAACGCAAGAATGTCCATACTGCTGTGGCCATGACCGCCTGTGCGCTGGCTGGCCGCCCTTATCTGGA contains:
- a CDS encoding LysR substrate-binding domain-containing protein, with the protein product MENLRRKLPPLSSLIPFEAAARLQSFSRAAQELHLTQTAISRQIRSLEDNLGVQLFDRKSRGVFLTDSGESFRLTVTQALFDIARQSEKLREHRAAPSQVVLSSQLVEAFYLFMPALASFHQQHPHIELKLHSTLVAIGDDSERFDVAVQTLGRASADHVLLFSAPDDIFPVCSPSYFKTISKWLTLDSLPQCRLLHYEAISQDFVGWDQWLQSIGAPFRVGRQGMSFNSFPVMMQAAVEGHGIALGWGMTSRQMLADGRLVRVLDKRLSMADALGVYKWHANPLSPTARLLVQWLQQLLLESKPVAEREQILA